The sequence gttttcaaactaTATGAAGTACGCAGTATAAAAAAATTGATGATTTACTACTGTCAACAACTAAGCAGTAACAGTATTTCCAGAGATAAACGATACAATTTAAACACTGGTTTTATGCAAATAGTAAATATGCTATAGTGTAAAGCCTACCTCTCTGATTTCCACTGTATTTTGCCTGAAAATTATCAGGGAATTAAAGTTACCAGTCCGAGGATGCATTCCAAAAGATGGGTGTAAAATGATTACTCtgattaagtcaatggcaaaactcctattgacttgaatgggatcaGGATGACACCTTAGGTATATCAGTGATGCAAGGGAAAAAATATTATTGGctgatgcaaaatatttgtatttactcTTAAATTCTGcatacaaaaataatatacatcCTTCCATTGTTTATCATACAAAGGGATACTTGAAACTGAGTTTACTGAAAAATTAACTTGAactctcctcccttttttccctgctctGTCTAAACAAATAATACAGTATTTGGCTAAATAGGTGAGGTTTCTCTATTTGAGAGAAATAGACACACAAATCTTGGTGAAAAATTATCTAGAAAAGGAAACACATAATTTGCTCTGTGATGGGTGCCAAAATGTATTGCCAAGTCCTTAAGAGGATGAGctctttattacaaatattaagtACTAGGGCTATTAAGGGGATTAGTTTTTTGACGATGTGAAGTGGCTCAACCTTCTGAGTCATTGTATTTAGTCTCCTTATACcaagaagtttttctgttgtgcAGATTCTTAAACACCTTATAACTATCTCAAATCCATTCTTTACAATACTGTCTTAtcaaaagtcatttctctattTATAAATTTGCACTAATATTACCTTTAAAACAACTCTTAATCCAAAGCACAAGTGTTTTCTTTGAGTCACCAGTAATTCAGTGAGGTGAGTGCAGATTTTGCAAGGTCATTGCCTCTGTTTTCCTATTAGAATATGtaggttgaaatttttcattttcagacaTTCCTAAGGATTTTCACTTCTTACTTTTACTGAAGTGAGTGTTACAAACCTGTGGGTTCTGCTACAAGTCACTCCCACTCATAATCAAATCCAACTTGTATTCTAGCCTTTTGTGTGTTTATTTATATGAATGTGTTAAATTCTCTCCTCTCTGGAAATCTGATTATCCTAAACATCACTTCCActaattgttttgatttttaaaaaatcacaacaTTTTGTCTTACAGATTTTGGATTGGTCTATCCTAAAAAGTGCATCAGTGAGGTAGATACAATTTTCTATTATGAGTATCTGGAAACTGAAAAGCCTAGGAGATCTGAAGGCCATGAGAGCTGGAAAGCTCATTAGACATAGAAAATATAGGTGATGAGAAGTCCGGTGTTTTCCTGATTCTTACCCCTTATGTAAGTGCCAAGGTGGATGGCAATGAATAAAACTATGATAAAATGAATATAAAGACTCTTCAACAAAAGCAGCCTTTTTCCAAGTTCCTTCAATGTCAGTTTGCCATTGAACTCACTAGGAGGACAGAATGCTCATTGCAGGCTTCCCTTCCCTTCATCTACAACCTTTAGAACAAAGGAGGTAACTAATCCTAGCCCATACCATTTCATTCCCTTTACAAATATAGAATCTTCTTACTTCTCTTGATATCCATGGTAGTTTTCCAAAGAGCTAATGTACTGCAATGTAGGACAAGTGAAGGACATCTGCTTCTCAGCATTTTCCCCTTCAACCCAAAGTGAGTGTGCACACTATTGTCTTTTGGGCTTTGGGAAGAACAGAACCTAGGGACAAAGGGTTTTCACCTCACCTTACCTTAGAGTTCTATTTATAATGTATTATTAGTTTTTAAACTGACCTTGTGGAGCTGCTTTTTACTTCATTTCACTGTAGCTCCATTAAATTTGACCATGTTTGAAGGTACATACTCTGCCTATTAGTTCTGTCTAGTCATTGAAGTTCACGTAGCTATGACGCATCTGTCGTAGATAAATGAATCAACTGATTTGATTTACTAAGAAGGCTAAATTTATTATATGACATTTTACAAGTATAATTCAGCTTACCCTTGATGGTAATAAATGAGATATCAGCTCCCCTGAGACAAGGGAACCAGTCTCTGAATTTCCCCAGCCAGATTCCATTTTAGAGACGGGAAATGGCCATATCTTTGATTAAAAGGGAACCTTTAATCAAATAAAGTGCATCATCAAGCAAGAGCCAAGATTCCAATACTCTTGACTATAGCACAGCAATAATCCAAAATCAaatccccaccacacacacaacccaTTACCACTTGGTGTAAACGTGACATCCATCACAAGTAGGGAGAATGTCCTTCAGCATTTTTATTCTTATCCTTAGATtcatttctctcctctccctcccccagcccagttaTGCTTTTATACATTCTTAAAATCCTCCTCCTCAGCCTGATCCCCTAGGGTATTTCTGTGGAAGCCCCAGTCTAAATATTCTTTGTCCAAAGAGCAGTGTTTCCAAGGGGAACAACTGACCTGGactgtgcatccaggagcaactgCAATGGCCTTTAAGTAACTTAGTAGTAACTAGTTTTCCTCCTGGCTGCtttcttttcattctgaaaatagTCATTTTGACTAATGTTACATCATCCGCAGGGTCTCTGTTTGGGATCTTTATCACTAATGTTAGTGTTACTggatagaataaaataaataaataataacagtgAAAGGGTATCATTTTACATTTCTTTTGCTTCTCCATTTCTGTATATGCACAATTGCATCTATATACCTCTCTCTCTATGCAGGCACTCATCTTAAGAGTCTTTCTGGTCATCTAGACTGTTTTGTTTGAATAGTGCAAGACACAGCAACTGACAGAATGAATGACTTTCTCTTTGGCCTCAGAAGCCCAGCAGAGTGCAATGCAAGCAAATGAAGGCGCCTTGCACTCCATATCAATGAAAAAACCATTTTTCATTCAGTTGAGAGGTCTGATTATTTTAAACAGCATTTGCAGAACTATCTCCTTGGATTAGTCTACACATAATTCTGCTATAtggaatgtttgtttatttatttactgtatgCTCCCAACTCCACAGGGCACAATGGGGAGCAAGGTCTCTGCTACAAGGAGTGTATCGTTGAAGTAGTAATTctaattgtatttgttttaaaacctaGTCTAAAATGTctgaaatccatatatttgaatAAATTTCATTTTTCTGGGTATTTATCAAAACTGGTAATGTGTTATATACAGCATTCAAAAAAGACTTTGCAGCCTTAGTATCTCTACTTCACTGATTAAAAATGCAGGAAATTTACACATCTAATGTATTTTTCCTCGTTTATTCTGTTGGTTTAGTTTTTGCATTTCTTTCATTTTAGGCAGTGAAAACAGACTAGTCAATTTCATACTGCTCTTGGGTCAATTTCACTTCCCCTCTTCTAAATTAGCACAAGGCTGCAGTGTTTATGCTGTAAACACTGCAGGAGAATGTTTAAAATCCAAACAAGCTTTTctctgaattttaaaatagtcatGAAATTGTTTCTCTTGACTTTAATTTTCTAAAACGTCTTGTTATTAAAATCTAAACTCGAACTATccctgacagtgtccctttcaTGGATGGGCTCCCAGAAAGTTACCTGTTTTAAGGGCTGCAGGGTCAAGCGCTTTTTCAGTTATTCTCTCCTATTATTCAGGCCAGATTTAATGAAATCTGAAACAGATTTTTAATGTAGAAAGTTAATCCTCTTTTAGTTGTTATTTGAATATAGAgtatttttgttttccatttcagCAAAACTAAATTGCTCAGACAAAGGACAATCTAATAAGAACCAGCGGCGAGGGGATTTTCAAAGCATGGCACAAATTGTTCAGAAAGTGCCTCCCAAATGTCCTTCTGTACCTAACTCGGGGGTAGGGCCATATCGCGTATGGTTAATTTATAAACAAATTTAGCCATTCTCGCTTATACTAAAAGGAGTATCAAGAGACGGCAGAGCCTGCATGAAGCATTGCCGGGGTATCATTCGCTCCTATTTGAAAAGGCAGAGAGTCAAGACGAGCTCCTTAGGTATGTTGTTGGGGTGGGTGTGAGGATGTAGAAACTGTGTGAACGTGCCAATTCTCAATCGCAATGCTCTTTCCTgtcataagttacaccaacatgtGGCGCCTAAGAGATCAAGTTAATTCTTCCGGAAAATGACAACAAAAGTCAGAGCGATCTGACAGTCGGCACAAAGCTGAGGGGGAAATCGTTTTACAGATGACACAGCACAGGATCCAAAGAGTTAATCCCCTGCTACCTAGCACCGTGCCTGAAAGCCGAAAGGAATCAGCGCTGCTGGAGACTGGACTGAGCCCGAGAGCATCTCTCCTAAGCAAAGGCAGTTTCAGTCTGGCCAtatgagcatttcacctgctgcccctctagGGAAGCAGCACTAATTAAAACTCCGTGAACAATCGTAAGCCCTGTTTGGAGAAAGACTGCTGACATTTTAGGGACAGGATCAGTGAGGTCTTAAGTTCTGCTTCTTCCTTCTCCTGTACCTCAAGCACAGAGGATCCTGTCAGAGAAATTATTTAGAAATGGGCTTATTTAGATAGCGAAATGCCAGATTCCTCAAGCATCGGGAACGTGTCAGCCCAGCCCTCCCGCTCTGCCCAAATGTTCGCGATTGGACTTGGGGATTGTAGCGTGTGCGCTTTGAAAGTCTCCGCTGGACGGATAAAACGGGAGATAAAACAGAGTCTGTTCCTCTCTATAAGGTCTGTGCCCTGTTTGTTGCTCTCCCTTGAGGATCTGAACCCACCTACATAACTGGGGGGAGACAACCCCTCTTTCTTCCTTTGGGTTTGGAATAAACTAACGGCATCCTTCATTTACATTGCCCAAGAAGTGCCCCGAGACGTGCCCAGCTCGCAGAGTTCAGTGAATGAAGGATCAGATTTAGCCACACTCGCTTACACTTTACACGGCCCTGCTGCTAGATCTGGTTCGTTTTACAACTGGGTTACTGCTGCGTCTTGCAAGGTCCCGTCCCAAAAACTTTCTGGCGGATTCTTTGGCTTCCTTAGCTTCAGGGCGTAGCAGCGCAGCGCTGCCTCCTCTCTCGTGGGCAGTGTGCTAGTCCCTGAAACGGGGAAAACTCCATTCCGAGGGGCTGCGCTCAGGAAACGGCTCTCTCCTCAGTAATTGGCCACGGCTCCTCCATGTGTTATATTAGCATAAAGAGACGCAGCTGGCAAAGTAACCACTTGGGGGCCAAAACGGACTGTGcgtcagagccctggctggggaggggaaacgggattattttgggggaagaaaaaaaataagagtaAGACTCGAGAAGCATGCAAGTCAATTTGCGCCAATGGCCCCCAAAGCCGGCATGCCTGCGCTGGGCTGAGGGCAGAGCTACCACGGGCTGGCTCGCGAGCGATGGGACTGAGACCTGGAGGCACCCGGCTCTCCGAGGCCttctgagctggggagggggggggggcgttatTATTGCTGGCCTCGCAGCCTTGGCAGGGATGGTCGCTGCAGACTGGGAGTGAGCTACGGGCAAAGCCAAGCGAAGTGAGCGGGCGCTTTGGCAGCCCGTCCGTCAAGGGGTGGCGAGGCAAAGGGGAATCAGCTGCCAGCGCGCGTCCGGACCCCGCGCCACTGTGAGAGCCGCCCTGCAGCTTTCACTGAAGACGTGAAAGGCGTCCGGGCATGTGAGGAGCAAACGAGCAAGAGCGCAGGGCACAGCAGAGCCGGGGCgagaggaaggagggcaggactgGAGGAGGTGTGTCTggaaggagaagggaaggagCCGTGTCAGCAAGGAAGAAGAAGGCAAGAGGGAAAGGCcggaggaggggtgtgtggaggaaaGGACCGGAGCTTCAGCTTTCTCTGTCCTCAGAGTGATTCTCCCCCAGCGGCCCCTCATGCACAGATAGCGAAGCACCCGCGGAGCGGAGAGGCTGAAGTTTGAGGAGGGCAGAGGCTGTGTTGCCGGGCGCAGGAAGGGGTGTTCCCCGGATCGGAGGATGGCGACCGAAGGGGGAGCCGGGCTGGCCAAGTCCGCCGTGGAGAAGCTGTCCGATGCCATGGGCGAGAAGACCAAGCAGCTGGGCACGGCCATGCAGGACGTACACCGGCAGCGGCGGCTGATCCTGGTCATCGTGTGCGTGGCCCTCTTCCTGGATAACATGCTCTACATGGTGATCGTGCCCATCATGCCGAGCTACCTCGCCATGTGGGAGGCCGAGATCCCCGCCCGGGAGAGCAACGCCAGCGGGGCCAACGCCAGGGGGGCCAACGCCAGCTGGGCCACGTCCGTGCTGGGGCCCGGGTATCCCCCGGAAAACGAGGACATCAAGATCGGGGTGCTCTTCGCTTCCAAGGCCATCCTGCAGCTGCTGGTGAACCCGCTGAGCGGCACCTTCATCGACCGCGTGGGCTACGACATCCCGTTGCTGATCGGCCTCACCGTCATGTTCCTCTCCACCATCATCTTCGCCCTGGCCGAGAACTACGCCACCCTCTTCGCCGCCCgcagcctgcaggggctgggctcggcCTTCGCCGACACCTCCGGCATCGCTATGATCGCCGATAAGTACACCGAGGAGTCGGAGCGCAGCCGGGCCCTGGGCATCGCCCTGGCCTTCATCTCCTTCGGCAGCCTGGTGGCGCCCCCTTTCGGCGGCATCCTCTACCAGTTCGCCGGCAGGCGGGTGCCCTTCCTGGTGCTGGCCAGCGTTTGCCTGCTGGACGGCCTGCTGCTGCTCACCGTCATCAAGCCCTTCGGCAGCCGGACTCGGGAGAACATGCTCGTGGGCACCCCCATCCACAGGCTCATGATCGACCCCTACATCGCCGTGGTGGCCGGCGCCCTCACCACGTGCAACATCCCCCTGGCCTTCCTGGAGCCCACCATCGCCACGTGGATGAAAAAGAACATGGGCGCCTCGGAGTGGGAGATGGGGGTCACGTGGCTCCCCGCCTTCTTCCCTCACGTGCTGGGCGTCTACATCACCGTCAAACTGGCCGCCAAGTACCCGCACCTGCAGTGGTTCTATGGGGCCCTGGGCATGGTCATCATCGGGGCCAGCTCGTGCACGGTGCCCGCCTGCCGGAACTTCGGGCAGCTCATCGTCCCGCTGTGTGGCATTTGCTTCGGGATCGCCCTGGTGGACACGGCCCTGCTGCCCACGCTTGCCTTCCTCGTGGACTTGCGCCACGTGTCCGTCTACGGCAGCGTCTATGCCATAGCGGATATCTCCTACTCCGTGGCGTATGCCCTGGGGCCCATAGTCGCCAGCCAGATCGTGCACTCGCTAGGCTTTGTGCAGCTGAACCTAGGCATGGGGCTTGCCAACGTGCTTTACGCCCCGgtcctcctgttcctcaaaaacgtCTGTCAAATGAAAGCCTCTCACTCCGAGAGGAACATCCTGCTGGAGGAAGGACCCAAAGGGCTCTATGACACCATCAAAATGCAGGAGCGCAAAGGCAAGGGGAAAACCCCCCATCCAGCAGGGGGGATGGAAGGAAATAGCGTGGACTCTTACCACAGAGACCTGACAGGGCCCTCGGAAGAGGACTCTTCAGACTATGAATACAGTTAGGCTACACGGAGCTGGCAGAACAAAGGTTAAAATGGGCGGGGGGGTTGTGAAAACATTATTGCCATCTGTTTATGTACCAATGTGCACTATATACAATTTAACCTTTGTCATGCTGTAATGGCTTTCGTCTTCTTCTCGACTTGTTGTAAGTTGGTATTTCCTTAGACACTGGCAGGGGAAAAATCACAAAGAAGACTAATTGAATGATGTATTTACATAAATCTGTGGTGGTCCTTCCAAAAACTTTTAGCTGAGGTCTCTTGTGCAAAAGTTTTCTCGAGTTGAAACTCTGTGTGGCATACTGTATATCTCTGTATTAGGGAAGTTTGTAATAAAATTCAGATTGTATATTCAGGGACTTAAATTTACTAAATCTTGTATATATGTACTGACACTTTCACTTGGTTTCATAtttaacaacagcaacaaaaatcacATCGTATTATTTCTTCTTTGGGAAACAGCTGAAGCGCTGTAATATTTTTTCTGTTGTGCTGCTACCTGGTAAATGCAATATACTGTATCATGTGTAAGTCCAAATCTACAAGGATAATATCTGAATAAATGAAGTTTGAGGGGTCCATGGTCTTTGTTTCATTGTTTTTGAGAGCAAGGATATTACTCTAACAAATATCAAGAAATTCCCTATAACATCAACCTCGTTTATTTCTTAAGACCGATTCAATAAAGATAAAACCCTGGGGTGGAATCTCTGTCAATCTTTGAATTCTATGTAAAAATATTCCGACAGAAAATGTATACTGAATTGCAAACACGGCATCAAACATCGCTGCGTACAGTGTCTTGGTATTAAggtattggggtttttttgtttgtttttttaaacacagcactTTTCCAATAAAGACTTTAAATACTCAGATGCTTCCGAATTTTGCATTTTCCGCAGGTAGATTTACGGTAAGGAAAATGTACTTTGCCCAGAATGTAGTCCCGTCTATATCACATAATTATAATCTATGGGGATAAAATAcacaataatacctagctcttatacaatgctttctatagatctcaaagcgcttcacaaaGGATGTCAGTATCACGGGCTGAAAAGGGCGCAAGTGATTTATTCAAAGGTATCCGAATGATAGAACCCTTTGGTCCAAACGCAAATATGAAACCTAAgtttacattttttccccctataAATTTCCCCCTGGCTTATAGGTCGCTATAATACATCGTTTATTTAAATGTCCATCCATCTATTAGACAAAACAAACGGCTTCTTTTCTAAAAAATAAAGAATCCACTATGAGAGTGTATATTAACTGATGTAGTTCCTTCTAGGTTCCTAGAAAAATGAAGAAGAAACATAGCAAACCATTCATCAATTTCACTTGGTCATCAAGGTCTCTGATTGACATAGGGCGTTATGATAGCAGCTTTCGGAGCCTGAGAGTCCCTGCTCAGAGGAACAAATAATGAAAACGCTGCTTTGTAGTGGCATTTCGGTTTCGGTAACAAAGAATCAATAATGACCGTAGGACCAAGTTGAGTCCCACATTTATAAAATAAAGCTCAACTTTGGCAATTGCCAAAAAGAAGAAGATTTAAGGATGTAATAAATCTTTTCGCTCAGAGTCAGATAACTGAGATTTCTCTGGCATCCTTCCATAGTGCTATTGGTAATAGAATAAATCTTATGACTTTTAGTTCCTGTTACTGAAAACTTACCTTCTTTACAGTGTGCCTAGATTCAAATGATcatttgcgtgtgtgtgtgcgggtaAGGAGGTTCAGCCAGTTTAGCAATATTTACAAACCCAGGGACTGCACACTAATCAAACACCCACattctgatttcattttaaaccagCCGAAAAAGAGAGGGCTTACCTTTTTCAGGACAGATAattcgtaaaaaaaaaaaaaaaaaaaaaaaaaagcgcccgCTGACTTGTCCCGCTATGACCCAAGGGGATCAAATAATTTCTCTACAGAACTcctattcttattattcaaaaCCCTTTGATTAACCATCTCCATCAATAGACTAGTACTACTTTAAACACTGGTGCAGAGGGTACTTAATAAGCTCTTTCGAAATGCACTGCCAATTGCTCCTTAGAATGAAACCCGCACCCCCGGGGCTAGCGGGCTAGAAATTTAGAAATAAGACGTGACTCCATTCTAACGAACGCGGGGAATAAAGACCTGACTTGGTCAAAGGAgaagcgtagggtgaccagatgtcccgattttatagggtctttttcttatataggctcctattaacccccacccccgtcccgatttttcatattagCTGCTATTGTTTAAGGGGTGGGGGGCGGAAGAACTTGCATTACAACTGAATTAAAGGCAGAAAAAATGGGGAACTGAATTTTTCCTTGGAGTCAGAGCTGTTtatttccctcccactcccctacCCCCAGTAAAACCGTTAATCATATAATGAACGCCAAAGAAAAGAACTTTAATTAAAGCTTGGAAGCGTTGCCCAGGAGAGGCGCTATCCTTCAACGTGCTCCTTTAAGGGCTGGAGAGTATTAAGGATTCCCAATGGGGCCGAGGAAGCAGATCAGGAATCAGGAGGGGTCAGTGCACATGTATATTGCGTACCCAGTTGCGTGTCTGCCCTTTTCCCTTCCCAGACAGCCGCACGTGGCAGGTTAATCTGCGATCCAAGCAACTAATGGCCTAAAGAAAATGTGGCTTTATCAAAGTCAGCGCAGAAGGGGGACCCTGCCTCCCCTGCACCAGTTTTCCACTCGGAAAGAGGCGCCCTCCGTTTGAAATACACGCCACGAGGCGAGGCCCAGTAACTTCTGACAACAACCCCCTCCCGGGCACTAGTCGCTGAGAGAGGCTAGTGCCATGTTGCTTTTAAATGCACAGTCTGCTGCTGGGCTAGGGACAGCAAACAACGCAAAACCCCTGCCGCTGGCCCCGGAGAGGAGGATGCTCTCCTCGTGTCCAGCCTGTAGGAAAGCTGAACTCTAGCTGGAGGATGGTTTGAGGTTGGGTTGGGTTGCTTTAGGGGAGGCCACTCAGACTGCACGaataggaagggagggagggaggagttagCCAGGCAGACCTGGGGAGGCTGAACGAAGAGGTTCTCCCAACGCCAGTGTGTGTGTCCAGAAGGAAAGGGAGACATGAAAGTACCTTGGACAGAGCAAAAGCAGGCTCCAAAGCCTCCACATTGCCCAGAGCGCTTCTGAGCCCGCAAGAAGCGTTTTGAAGCCTGAAATATCCACCCCCcacgtttccctctgctcctgacATTTGTGTTTGAGACTTTGACTTCAATCAACTCGCTGGAACAGGTAAGGGGTGTTCAGCCGCTCGCTGGCACTGATGCACTCAAGAGCTGTTCGCACTCACGTCAGGGGTGCGTGTCAGAGGCTCTTTAGCTTCTGCCTTTTCCTACCTTTGCACCAGCCAGATGTGCCTTTCTCACAccagtgtgtgtgcgcgcgcgttgTAATCATTTTGCAGCAGACACTGTTCTGTAGAATGACACCCTGCGAACAAACCCAATCTCCAGTCCCTGCAGAATGGCCGGGGAATCGGCTAAAGACATTTGAACCAGCTCGTTCATTTAGCCGGGAGGCGACTAAAACCagaagagggggaggagtgggaatatTTACATCCGTTTTTACACGTTGTAGACGCCTCCAGATTATAATCAATTTAACACCTCGAGCGCAGAGCAACGGTAAGGGGAAGATTTGACTTTTATTGCTGTTATTAATTTGCTCTGCTGCTAACCAtttattatgttggtgtagttggCAAGTTCCATTAATCCCTGTCTATTCCAGCGCGTTAAACCATCTCCTCaaaggggctggctgcaggcagcatctttgctgtccctttaaatatttaTACAGGCTGCCTCCTCCCATCAGAGCTCAAGAGCTTGGAAGATCGGGAAGATTGTCAAGGTGTCCGAACCAGGGCTGGGTCTATAACTCAGTGCTCCGCCCTTCCTGAGCGCTTCCTTGGGGACACCAGTGTCTCTGTGAATGGGTTTGTAACAGACGAATCCGCCTCCAAGTGGTGccagccccagaggtggctgcactaaCACCACCGCGGCGAAGAGGAAAGGCTGGGACCAGGGGCGGGTTCTGGACTCAGGTGGAAGATCCAATCTCGATAGCAAACCCTTTCCCCAGGACTCGGGGCAGGTGGGAGTTTGCCTGGCTCCCGAGCAATTCCAGGCTTTCCGCGCCCAGCAGACACAGTCAGTGACAGCAGCTTAGTCCAGTTACTTTCAGCACAGCTGGAGCGCAATAACTTTTTATTCACTTTAGAAACTCAACGAGGGTGTTCTGCGCCTGCCCCCGCCAGCGCAAAGCCTAAGGTTTATCTCCTGCTTTCCGCGGTCACCCATTGCTATAGCCTCCCTCGGGATCGCCTAGAAAGAAACCGGGGAAGGAGGGTGAGAACCGAGAAGGGATGGACGCAGAAGCCCAATGGATGGAAAGGGGATcagccaggggcagggccagagaggCTCCAGCGGagatgggaaggggcagaggaaggaggaagcAGGATAATGCCGGCTGCGGGCAAAGCGAAAGCTAAAGGT is a genomic window of Chrysemys picta bellii isolate R12L10 chromosome 7, ASM1138683v2, whole genome shotgun sequence containing:
- the SLC18A3 gene encoding vesicular acetylcholine transporter, with the protein product MATEGGAGLAKSAVEKLSDAMGEKTKQLGTAMQDVHRQRRLILVIVCVALFLDNMLYMVIVPIMPSYLAMWEAEIPARESNASGANARGANASWATSVLGPGYPPENEDIKIGVLFASKAILQLLVNPLSGTFIDRVGYDIPLLIGLTVMFLSTIIFALAENYATLFAARSLQGLGSAFADTSGIAMIADKYTEESERSRALGIALAFISFGSLVAPPFGGILYQFAGRRVPFLVLASVCLLDGLLLLTVIKPFGSRTRENMLVGTPIHRLMIDPYIAVVAGALTTCNIPLAFLEPTIATWMKKNMGASEWEMGVTWLPAFFPHVLGVYITVKLAAKYPHLQWFYGALGMVIIGASSCTVPACRNFGQLIVPLCGICFGIALVDTALLPTLAFLVDLRHVSVYGSVYAIADISYSVAYALGPIVASQIVHSLGFVQLNLGMGLANVLYAPVLLFLKNVCQMKASHSERNILLEEGPKGLYDTIKMQERKGKGKTPHPAGGMEGNSVDSYHRDLTGPSEEDSSDYEYS